One Pullulanibacillus sp. KACC 23026 DNA segment encodes these proteins:
- a CDS encoding tetraprenyl-beta-curcumene synthase family protein, whose amino-acid sequence MKIPKRPLGLMTKIYRHVLPKVHQKLNYWKERALAIPDQELRNQALSSIRGKTFHCEGGGIYSLLAKENLDDAVSFIVAYQTISDYLDNLCDRSTSLDPNDFRALHESMHHALTPGAPVSDYYRFRKEREDGGYLAELVKTCQHQLGKIQDLKVIQPALWELEGYYSDLQVHKHVKQDERVPRLQEWFKYHQSRLPEMTWYEFSACSGSTLGIFCIVSYGLAQIKMDELVHQLKDGYFPWVQGLHILLDYFVDQDEDKQGGDLNFCFYYEDEATMIERFHHFIEQSDISIAKLPDKNFHRMINRGLLGIYLADQKVKAQKNVRSLARKIISQAGGSGLFFFVNGWLYRRLKPGI is encoded by the coding sequence ATGAAGATTCCAAAACGGCCTTTGGGGTTGATGACGAAAATCTACCGTCATGTGTTGCCGAAAGTCCATCAAAAATTGAACTACTGGAAGGAGCGCGCATTAGCGATCCCGGATCAAGAATTGAGAAATCAAGCTTTGTCCAGCATTCGTGGAAAGACATTTCACTGTGAAGGCGGCGGCATTTACAGCCTCTTAGCCAAAGAAAATTTGGACGATGCGGTATCCTTTATTGTTGCCTATCAAACCATCAGCGACTATCTCGATAATTTGTGTGATCGAAGCACATCACTTGATCCGAATGATTTTCGAGCATTACATGAATCGATGCATCATGCCTTGACTCCTGGTGCTCCAGTCAGCGACTATTATCGATTCCGTAAAGAACGGGAAGACGGTGGGTATTTAGCAGAACTTGTAAAGACGTGTCAGCATCAATTAGGTAAAATTCAGGATCTGAAAGTGATCCAGCCTGCCTTGTGGGAGCTCGAAGGCTATTACAGTGACTTACAAGTACATAAACACGTTAAACAAGATGAGCGTGTGCCCCGTCTGCAAGAATGGTTTAAATATCATCAATCGAGGCTTCCTGAAATGACCTGGTATGAGTTTTCGGCTTGTTCGGGGTCAACGCTTGGAATTTTTTGTATCGTCTCTTATGGTCTGGCACAAATAAAAATGGACGAACTTGTCCATCAGTTAAAAGACGGTTATTTTCCTTGGGTACAAGGTCTGCATATTTTGCTTGATTATTTTGTGGATCAAGATGAAGATAAGCAGGGCGGCGATTTAAATTTTTGTTTTTATTATGAAGACGAAGCGACCATGATCGAACGCTTTCATCATTTTATTGAGCAGTCCGATATAAGCATTGCTAAATTGCCTGATAAGAATTTTCACCGAATGATTAATCGCGGGCTGTTGGGGATTTATCTCGCGGATCAAAAGGTAAAAGCTCAGAAAAATGTCCGCTCGCTAGCACGGAAGATCATTAGTCAAGCCGGTGGATCCGGTCTGTTCTTCTTTGTGAATGGATGGCTGTATCGGCGTCTAAAACCGGGGATATAA
- a CDS encoding MFS transporter — MPRNNWLLIIGMAVNITGSSIIWPLNTIFIHDHLGASLTFSGFLLMLYNAAGILGNLVGGSLYDRLGGYKVVLVGAAISCLATFLLTAFHSLYPYAILLIIIGFGSSLMFPAMYAMAGANWPEGGRRAYNSLYVAQNLGVAIGASLGGFLAAISFTLSFFVNAVLYLLFLALVFVCYRGMDRHSKEKDVHISNVFDQKKQRIKQKAPFYALMWVSVAFFLSWIAYVQWQSTIASYTQQLGLSLNRYSLLWTLNGLIIVIGQPLLKQVTKRIHSLKIQMAIGICLFVSSYLILLRVQHFQGFAIAMMVLTLGEMFVWPAVPTIANELAPKSRIGFYQGFVNSTATAGRMVGPLVGGLIVDQASIHLLFLALILLYIVAGLIAYFYDFPLYLEKKRAKSETKAFNLRNT, encoded by the coding sequence ATGCCTAGAAATAATTGGTTATTAATCATTGGGATGGCTGTGAATATTACGGGTTCGTCCATTATTTGGCCGTTAAATACGATTTTTATTCATGACCATTTGGGAGCCAGTTTAACATTTTCAGGATTTTTATTAATGCTCTATAATGCAGCAGGTATATTGGGGAATCTTGTCGGCGGCTCTCTTTATGACCGGCTTGGCGGATATAAAGTGGTGCTGGTTGGCGCTGCGATATCGTGTTTAGCGACATTTCTATTGACCGCCTTTCACAGCTTGTATCCATACGCGATCTTGTTAATCATCATCGGATTTGGCTCCAGTCTGATGTTTCCTGCTATGTACGCTATGGCTGGAGCGAACTGGCCGGAAGGGGGACGCCGCGCCTATAATTCCTTATACGTGGCTCAAAACCTCGGTGTAGCGATTGGCGCATCATTAGGCGGCTTTCTCGCCGCGATTTCCTTTACATTGAGCTTTTTTGTCAATGCTGTGCTCTATCTTCTATTTTTGGCCTTAGTTTTTGTCTGCTATCGCGGCATGGATCGTCACTCAAAGGAAAAGGACGTCCATATTTCGAATGTGTTTGATCAAAAGAAGCAAAGAATTAAGCAAAAAGCCCCTTTTTATGCTTTGATGTGGGTCAGCGTTGCCTTTTTCTTAAGCTGGATTGCCTATGTTCAGTGGCAGTCAACAATAGCTTCTTATACACAGCAGCTTGGCTTGTCGTTAAACCGCTACAGTTTGTTGTGGACCTTAAATGGATTGATTATTGTGATTGGCCAGCCACTCCTTAAGCAAGTAACCAAGCGAATTCATTCACTCAAAATACAGATGGCGATCGGAATTTGTTTATTTGTCTCCTCCTACCTTATATTATTGAGAGTCCAACATTTCCAAGGCTTTGCCATTGCGATGATGGTCTTAACATTGGGAGAAATGTTTGTCTGGCCAGCCGTTCCAACGATTGCCAATGAGCTTGCTCCGAAAAGCAGAATCGGTTTTTACCAAGGGTTCGTCAATAGTACGGCCACCGCCGGACGCATGGTGGGTCCGCTCGTTGGCGGCTTGATTGTTGACCAGGCCTCGATTCATCTCTTATTTCTAGCTCTTATTTTGCTTTATATTGTCGCAGGCCTGATTGCTTATTTTTACGATTTTCCTCTCTATCTTGAAAAGAAGAGGGCAAAATCGGAAACAAAAGCCTTTAATCTTAGAAATACTTGA
- a CDS encoding TIGR01212 family radical SAM protein (This family includes YhcC from E. coli K-12, an uncharacterized radical SAM protein.), with amino-acid sequence MTIPKHFGDQKRYYSWNTFLKNKFGEKIFKVPLDGGFDCPNRDGKVAHGGCTFCSQKGSGDFAGDRRDDLVTQFNTIKNQLHEKWKTGKYIGYFQAFSNTYAPVEVLRERYEVILEQEGVVGLSIATRPDCLPDDVLDYLAELNERTYLWVELGLQSAHDQTGILINRAHDYQCFVDAVEKLRARNINVCTHIINGLPQETPEMMLETAKKVAELDVQGIKIHLLHLLKKTAMVKQYEKGLVELLDFETYIKLVADQLEILPPDMTIHRLTGDGPPDLLIGPMWSLKKWEVLNAIDAELAKRNSWQGKYYQPVQELAQ; translated from the coding sequence ATGACGATTCCAAAACACTTTGGTGACCAAAAGCGCTATTATTCATGGAATACTTTTTTGAAAAATAAATTCGGTGAAAAGATCTTTAAAGTTCCATTAGACGGTGGTTTTGATTGCCCGAACCGTGACGGGAAGGTTGCCCATGGCGGTTGCACCTTCTGCAGTCAAAAAGGATCTGGTGACTTTGCCGGAGACAGACGTGATGATCTTGTGACACAATTCAATACGATTAAAAATCAACTGCATGAAAAGTGGAAAACCGGGAAATACATCGGCTATTTCCAAGCTTTTTCTAACACCTATGCACCTGTAGAAGTCCTGCGAGAGCGCTACGAGGTCATTCTCGAACAGGAGGGGGTTGTCGGCTTATCTATTGCTACACGCCCTGATTGCTTGCCGGATGATGTGCTGGATTATCTTGCTGAGCTGAACGAACGGACTTATCTATGGGTTGAGCTCGGTCTTCAATCGGCACACGATCAAACGGGTATCTTAATCAATCGCGCTCATGATTATCAATGCTTTGTGGACGCCGTGGAAAAGCTCCGAGCACGTAACATTAATGTGTGCACCCATATAATTAACGGTTTGCCTCAGGAAACCCCTGAGATGATGCTAGAAACAGCCAAAAAAGTAGCGGAATTAGATGTTCAAGGCATTAAGATTCATTTATTGCATCTATTGAAAAAGACGGCGATGGTCAAGCAATATGAAAAAGGCTTAGTGGAACTGCTTGATTTTGAGACCTATATTAAACTTGTCGCCGATCAGCTCGAAATATTGCCGCCAGATATGACTATTCACCGTTTGACTGGTGACGGCCCGCCCGATCTTCTAATTGGACCAATGTGGAGTTTAAAGAAATGGGAAGTGCTGAATGCGATTGATGCGGAACTTGCTAAACGAAACAGCTGGCAAGGAAAATATTATCAACCGGTTCAGGAGCTGGCGCAGTGA
- a CDS encoding class I SAM-dependent methyltransferase — translation MTLRTAVQVAKQLASERMISGGLVVDATAGNGHDTLWLAELVGPTGRVVAFDIQEQAIQQTSKRLEEAKLSQRVTLVHDSHHLALNHLPQEPLDLVLFNLGYLPGGDKHIVTRFDTTKEACISFLSALKPGGLLILVLYPGHPEGALEAEQLEQWAATLDQKRFTAQKIGMLNQANHPPYVIAIEKRDQVNH, via the coding sequence GTGACATTAAGAACAGCGGTTCAGGTTGCCAAACAACTCGCATCTGAACGAATGATTTCTGGTGGGCTTGTGGTTGATGCGACAGCTGGCAATGGGCACGACACCCTATGGCTGGCAGAGCTAGTTGGACCAACAGGCCGAGTAGTTGCCTTTGACATTCAAGAGCAGGCCATTCAGCAGACGTCGAAACGTCTCGAGGAAGCAAAGCTCAGCCAACGTGTTACACTTGTTCACGATAGCCATCATCTGGCTCTCAATCACTTACCACAAGAACCGCTCGACCTTGTCCTATTTAATCTTGGTTACCTGCCCGGTGGAGACAAGCATATCGTCACCCGCTTTGACACAACGAAAGAGGCATGCATAAGCTTTCTTTCTGCATTAAAGCCTGGTGGCCTGCTTATTCTTGTCCTGTACCCCGGTCATCCTGAAGGCGCCCTTGAAGCAGAACAACTGGAACAATGGGCGGCAACCCTTGACCAGAAACGCTTTACCGCACAAAAAATAGGCATGTTGAATCAAGCGAATCACCCTCCCTATGTCATTGCCATAGAAAAAAGAGACCAAGTCAACCATTAA
- a CDS encoding alpha/beta hydrolase yields MWVWETKLQPKGVVVMVHGAGEHHGRYHWLRKKWLDEGFHVVMGDLPGQGRSPKNRGHVDSFDEYIDAVKSWYECAEQFGLPILLLGHSLGGLSVIRTLEETAIHPDLVILSSPCLGLVVPPPEWVKRVLHPVNRFLPTIKVPIKRSGENILATRNEDVLKQDANDPLIVKRISVRWYFELDQAMKEATNRIHRFPNVPTIILQAGADRIVDKHAVYRWFRQLPVANKHYKEWKDFYHEVFNEPERETVFLFLTRRIKAFI; encoded by the coding sequence ATGTGGGTATGGGAAACCAAATTACAGCCAAAGGGAGTCGTTGTCATGGTTCATGGTGCAGGGGAGCACCATGGGCGTTACCATTGGCTGCGGAAAAAATGGTTAGATGAAGGGTTTCATGTTGTCATGGGGGATTTGCCCGGGCAAGGGAGATCTCCAAAAAATAGAGGACATGTTGATTCATTTGATGAATATATTGATGCAGTAAAGAGCTGGTACGAGTGTGCCGAGCAGTTCGGTTTACCGATCCTCTTATTAGGCCATAGTCTTGGCGGCCTTTCTGTTATCCGGACACTAGAAGAGACGGCCATTCACCCTGATTTGGTGATTCTTTCATCACCGTGCCTCGGACTTGTCGTTCCGCCTCCTGAGTGGGTCAAACGAGTCCTTCATCCTGTTAATCGTTTTCTGCCTACGATTAAGGTACCGATTAAGCGGTCGGGTGAAAATATTTTAGCCACTCGTAATGAGGACGTCTTAAAGCAGGATGCGAACGACCCCTTGATTGTGAAACGCATTTCTGTCAGATGGTATTTTGAGCTGGATCAAGCGATGAAGGAAGCCACTAATCGAATTCACCGCTTCCCTAATGTCCCAACGATTATATTGCAAGCAGGAGCGGACCGAATTGTTGATAAGCATGCGGTTTATCGATGGTTTAGACAACTGCCGGTAGCGAACAAACACTATAAAGAATGGAAAGACTTTTACCATGAAGTCTTTAATGAACCAGAGCGTGAGACTGTTTTTCTATTTTTAACCAGGCGGATTAAAGCTTTTATCTAA